One genomic region from SAR92 clade bacterium H455 encodes:
- a CDS encoding acyl-CoA/acyl-ACP dehydrogenase has translation MALVLNEEQQMLKESAQGFLAEFAPVAELRKQRDAGSETGYGDKLWAQMANMGWAAILVPEAYGGLDFGHMGMGQIVEQSGRTLTASPLFATAVLGVTAINLAGSEDQKAELLGAIAAGEITTALAVDEKIHHAPTQISMTAVKQNGGYVLNGAKRFVADGSTADKLIVAARTAGEAGDAAGISLFVVDRNAAGVEVERTEMTDTRNYANINFHNVEVAETALLGEEGKGFKALSGTLDAGNVYLAAEMLGICQESFERTLQYLKERKQFGVLIGSFQALQHRAADWWSQVELCKSAVLKALQAMDEGDVKAPVLASVAKAKLCQVTELSTNEAIQMHGGIGMTDEYEIGFFIKRARPAQIMFGDNSYHTDRFALLCGY, from the coding sequence ATGGCACTAGTTTTAAACGAAGAGCAGCAGATGCTCAAAGAGTCAGCGCAGGGTTTTCTCGCAGAATTTGCTCCAGTGGCCGAGTTGCGCAAGCAGCGCGATGCGGGCAGCGAAACTGGATATGGCGACAAACTCTGGGCTCAGATGGCAAATATGGGCTGGGCGGCAATCTTGGTTCCCGAAGCCTATGGCGGTCTGGATTTTGGCCATATGGGTATGGGTCAAATTGTTGAGCAAAGTGGACGCACCCTAACCGCGTCACCGCTGTTTGCTACGGCAGTGCTCGGCGTAACAGCGATTAATCTGGCTGGCAGCGAAGATCAGAAAGCCGAATTACTCGGTGCTATTGCCGCTGGCGAGATAACCACTGCACTGGCGGTTGATGAAAAAATTCATCATGCCCCGACGCAGATTAGTATGACTGCGGTAAAGCAAAACGGTGGCTATGTATTAAATGGTGCCAAGCGTTTTGTTGCCGATGGCAGCACTGCAGATAAGCTGATTGTTGCGGCACGTACTGCCGGTGAAGCGGGGGATGCAGCGGGCATAAGCCTTTTTGTTGTGGATCGAAATGCTGCGGGCGTTGAGGTTGAACGCACTGAAATGACCGATACACGCAACTATGCCAATATCAATTTCCACAATGTTGAAGTGGCTGAGACTGCACTCTTAGGTGAAGAGGGCAAGGGGTTTAAAGCGCTCTCGGGAACACTGGATGCGGGTAATGTGTATCTGGCGGCTGAGATGTTGGGTATCTGTCAGGAGAGCTTTGAGCGCACTCTGCAGTATCTAAAAGAGCGCAAACAGTTCGGCGTGCTGATTGGCTCATTCCAGGCTCTGCAGCATCGAGCGGCCGACTGGTGGAGTCAGGTTGAACTGTGTAAATCAGCGGTATTAAAAGCGCTGCAGGCAATGGATGAAGGGGATGTTAAGGCCCCGGTACTAGCCAGTGTAGCCAAAGCCAAGCTTTGCCAAGTGACTGAACTCTCGACTAACGAGGCGATTCAGATGCATGGCGGTATTGGTATGACCGATGAATATGAAATTGGCTTTTTTATAAAGCGAGCACGGCCCGCGCAGATAATGTTTGGTGACAACAGCTATCACACCGATCGCTTTGCCCTGTTGTGCGGTTATTAA
- a CDS encoding acyl-CoA dehydrogenase family protein, with protein sequence MDLGISDKLKPILEEVTNFIDFEILPLEQEYHAEVEKGDRWTFTERQTEILESLKSKAKAKNLWNFFLTHFEGGHGLNTVEYAYIAEQTGRSHLAPEVFNCAAPDTGNMEVLARYCSEEQKETWLKPLLAGEIRSAYAMTEPDVASSDATNIALSCVADGDEWVLNGEKIWISGAGDPRCKILIVMVNTNPDAPRHSRHSQVLVPFDTPGVKNLRAMQIFNIDDAPHGHMHMRFTDVRVPKENMILGEGRGFEVAQGRLGPGRIHHCMRSIGMAEAALKLMVERSLEREAFGRPLAKLGGNVDIIAQARIDIEMTRLLCLKAAWLMDNVGTDAAQPFISMIKVAAPNMALKILDEAMQMHGGLGLSQDTPLAIWYGGQRTLRFADGPDAVHRMVIGRREIKQYM encoded by the coding sequence ATGGATTTAGGTATTAGTGACAAGCTCAAACCAATTCTGGAAGAAGTAACAAACTTTATTGATTTCGAGATTCTGCCCTTAGAGCAGGAATATCACGCTGAAGTAGAGAAGGGCGATCGCTGGACGTTTACCGAGCGCCAAACTGAAATTCTCGAAAGTCTAAAATCAAAAGCCAAAGCGAAAAATCTGTGGAATTTCTTCCTCACCCATTTCGAAGGTGGCCATGGTCTCAATACCGTTGAATATGCTTATATTGCAGAGCAAACCGGTCGTTCACACCTGGCACCTGAGGTGTTTAACTGCGCCGCGCCTGATACCGGCAATATGGAAGTACTGGCCCGTTATTGCAGCGAAGAGCAGAAAGAAACCTGGTTGAAGCCGCTGTTAGCCGGCGAGATTCGCTCTGCCTATGCTATGACTGAGCCTGATGTTGCCTCTTCCGATGCCACCAATATTGCCCTCTCCTGTGTTGCCGATGGCGACGAGTGGGTACTGAATGGCGAGAAAATTTGGATTTCAGGCGCCGGTGATCCGCGCTGTAAAATTCTGATTGTGATGGTTAACACCAACCCAGATGCACCCCGTCACTCACGCCACTCACAAGTCCTTGTGCCATTTGATACCCCGGGCGTTAAAAACCTTCGCGCTATGCAAATCTTTAACATAGATGATGCACCTCACGGCCATATGCACATGCGCTTTACCGATGTGCGCGTCCCTAAAGAAAATATGATTCTCGGCGAAGGCCGCGGTTTTGAAGTGGCTCAGGGGCGTTTAGGGCCCGGTCGCATTCACCACTGCATGCGTTCTATTGGCATGGCTGAAGCCGCACTGAAGTTGATGGTTGAGCGTTCGTTAGAGCGTGAAGCCTTCGGTCGTCCTCTGGCTAAATTGGGTGGCAATGTGGATATTATTGCCCAGGCGCGGATCGATATCGAAATGACCCGACTGCTGTGTCTCAAGGCCGCTTGGCTGATGGACAATGTGGGCACTGATGCAGCTCAGCCGTTTATCTCCATGATTAAAGTAGCAGCGCCGAATATGGCCCTGAAAATTCTCGATGAAGCCATGCAGATGCACGGTGGATTAGGTCTCTCTCAAGACACGCCTCTGGCGATTTGGTACGGCGGCCAGCGCACTCTGCGTTTCGCCGACGGTCCAGATGCGGTGCACCGTATGGTGATTGGTCGCCGTGAAATCAAACAGTATATGTAA
- a CDS encoding SDR family NAD(P)-dependent oxidoreductase, producing the protein MTIRYDDQVAIVTGSGNGLGRSHALALAARGAKVVVNDLGGSVNGDGGSSAAALETVAMIEAAGGEAIANGANVAKMDEVEAMVAQAVAKWGRVDILINNAGILRDKSFVKMGMDDFRLVVDVHLMGSANCSKAVWALMREQGYGRIVMTTSSSGMYGNFGQANYGAAKMAVVGLMNTLCIEGDKYNVKVNCLSPTAGTRMLEGLISEEHSELMTVESVTAGLLTLCDADSPNRTILCAGAGGYARTQIYETQGIYLPPELQTPENVRGQIDAIDNANDQQILVGGFQQTNKFIAKAVDYLAEK; encoded by the coding sequence ATGACCATTAGATATGACGATCAAGTTGCCATAGTCACAGGTTCGGGGAATGGCTTAGGCCGTTCCCATGCACTGGCATTGGCTGCCCGTGGCGCCAAGGTAGTCGTTAATGACCTCGGTGGTTCGGTCAATGGTGATGGCGGATCCAGTGCTGCGGCACTGGAAACCGTTGCCATGATTGAAGCAGCCGGCGGCGAAGCCATTGCCAATGGTGCCAATGTGGCAAAAATGGATGAAGTTGAAGCCATGGTTGCCCAGGCAGTAGCGAAATGGGGCCGAGTCGATATTTTGATCAACAATGCTGGAATCCTGCGGGACAAAAGTTTTGTCAAAATGGGCATGGACGACTTCCGACTGGTTGTCGACGTTCACCTGATGGGCTCGGCCAACTGTTCAAAAGCAGTTTGGGCACTGATGCGCGAGCAGGGTTATGGTCGTATTGTGATGACCACTTCCTCTAGCGGTATGTACGGTAACTTCGGTCAGGCAAACTATGGTGCAGCAAAAATGGCCGTAGTGGGTTTGATGAATACACTCTGTATAGAGGGTGATAAGTACAACGTGAAGGTCAATTGCCTGTCCCCTACCGCCGGAACTCGAATGTTAGAGGGGCTGATTAGCGAAGAGCATTCTGAGCTTATGACTGTAGAGTCGGTAACCGCTGGCCTGTTGACCCTCTGTGATGCAGATTCACCTAACCGGACAATTTTATGTGCCGGTGCCGGCGGTTATGCGCGCACTCAGATCTATGAGACTCAGGGGATTTATCTGCCACCAGAACTGCAAACCCCAGAGAATGTCCGTGGGCAAATCGACGCTATCGACAATGCTAATGATCAGCAAATTCTAGTGGGCGGTTTCCAGCAGACCAATAAGTTCATTGCAAAAGCCGTCGATTATCTGGCTGAAAAATAA
- a CDS encoding NADPH:quinone oxidoreductase family protein, translating into MKALVCNQFGPTENLALEERPVPTPGKGEILVDIKAAGVNFPDVLTVQGKYQFKPELPFVPGGEVAGIVTAVGEGVTSRKVGEKVVSTVQIGGFAEQCVGSEHGAFAMGETMSFEQAAGFAITYGTSYYALKQQANIQPGETLLVLGAAGGVGIATIQIAKAMGATVIAAASTEEKLDFACEAGADLRINYSTENLKDKVKELTGGKGADVIYDPVGGDFSEQAFRAIAWNGRFLVIGFASGPIPKIPLNLCLLKGASLVGVFWGAWAARFPLESRNNFDQLIAMIDGGQFSPLVTEVYPLADYQEAFASISERRAKGKVILSMA; encoded by the coding sequence ATGAAAGCATTAGTCTGTAATCAATTTGGGCCAACTGAAAACTTAGCTCTTGAAGAGCGCCCGGTACCCACCCCAGGTAAAGGCGAGATTTTGGTTGATATCAAAGCTGCCGGGGTTAACTTTCCCGACGTCCTAACGGTTCAGGGCAAGTATCAATTTAAACCGGAGCTACCCTTTGTTCCCGGTGGTGAAGTGGCGGGTATTGTCACTGCTGTAGGCGAAGGGGTAACCAGCCGTAAAGTGGGCGAAAAAGTCGTTTCTACGGTTCAAATTGGTGGTTTTGCTGAGCAGTGTGTGGGTTCTGAGCACGGCGCTTTTGCCATGGGTGAAACCATGTCCTTTGAACAGGCCGCCGGTTTTGCAATTACTTATGGCACGTCTTATTACGCCCTTAAGCAGCAGGCCAACATTCAGCCTGGCGAAACACTGCTGGTATTGGGTGCAGCTGGTGGCGTGGGCATTGCGACTATTCAAATTGCCAAAGCCATGGGTGCAACAGTTATTGCTGCAGCCAGCACTGAAGAGAAATTGGATTTTGCCTGTGAAGCTGGTGCGGACTTACGCATTAACTACTCTACCGAAAACCTCAAAGATAAAGTTAAAGAGCTCACTGGTGGCAAAGGTGCGGATGTGATTTATGATCCTGTCGGCGGCGACTTCTCCGAGCAGGCTTTTAGAGCTATTGCCTGGAATGGTCGTTTCTTGGTGATTGGTTTTGCCTCTGGTCCGATTCCTAAAATCCCGCTTAATCTTTGTTTGTTAAAGGGTGCTTCTTTAGTCGGCGTTTTTTGGGGTGCCTGGGCGGCAAGATTCCCCCTTGAGTCACGGAATAACTTTGATCAGCTGATTGCCATGATCGACGGCGGCCAGTTTTCACCATTGGTCACCGAGGTCTATCCGCTGGCTGATTACCAAGAGGCCTTTGCTTCAATCTCTGAGCGACGTGCCAAGGGTAAAGTAATCCTGTCTATGGCTTGA
- the recQ gene encoding DNA helicase RecQ, translated as MTQKALEILNSLYGYDSFRGHQADIIEHVAEGNNALVLMPTGGGKSLCYQIPSLLRDGVGIIISPLIALMQDQVGAMQQLGVKAAFLNSSLSHSEQNDIEQQLMAGQLDLLYIAPERLIQPYVLDMLGRCRLALFAIDEAHCVSQWGHDFRSDYLALSLLAERFSAIPRIALTATADIRTRKEIIERLSLDGARAYISGFDRPNIRYAIANKTTPKKQLLAFLQHRKSEAGIVYCLSRKKVEDTAEWLSQQGYNALPYHAGLPAQLRQTHQNRFLREDGVIIVATIAFGMGIDKPDVRFVAHLDLPKSIEAYYQETGRAGRDGQPADAWMVYGLQDVVRLQQMAQGSDGSEQFKRAERHKLDAMLGLCEVTSCRRQVLLRYFADEAPNQCGNCDNCQMPPETWDATEAAQKVLSCVYRTGQRFGLVHVMDVLQGKENEKVLQHGHEKLSTFGIGSDTHEAQWRSVIRQLVVRGFLRVDLEGYSALQLTDLCRPVLKGEQELHLRKEEVKAPSLKGTKAAGKKSATKVQIAPEDQELWEELRECRKYLAEEHNVPPYVIFHDATLKEMLDVMPMSGSELLTLTGVGDSKLEKYGADFIEIICRYAKAQ; from the coding sequence ATGACCCAAAAAGCACTAGAGATTCTTAACAGCCTGTATGGCTATGACAGCTTTCGCGGTCATCAAGCGGACATTATCGAGCATGTTGCTGAAGGCAATAACGCCCTGGTCTTAATGCCCACCGGCGGTGGTAAATCCCTCTGCTATCAAATTCCCTCCCTGCTGCGCGATGGCGTGGGGATTATTATTTCCCCCCTAATCGCCCTGATGCAAGATCAGGTGGGTGCTATGCAGCAGCTCGGGGTCAAAGCGGCGTTCTTAAACTCCAGCCTGTCCCACAGTGAACAGAATGATATAGAACAGCAGCTTATGGCAGGGCAGTTGGATCTGCTCTATATAGCGCCAGAAAGGCTGATACAGCCCTATGTGCTGGATATGCTGGGACGTTGCAGACTGGCGCTGTTTGCCATCGACGAAGCTCACTGCGTGTCTCAGTGGGGCCATGACTTTAGATCCGATTACCTAGCTCTAAGTTTGCTTGCCGAGCGCTTCTCGGCCATACCCCGTATAGCACTGACTGCCACGGCGGACATTCGCACCCGTAAAGAAATTATTGAGCGCCTCTCCCTAGACGGCGCCAGGGCCTATATCAGCGGCTTTGACCGGCCCAATATTCGCTATGCCATCGCCAATAAAACCACCCCGAAAAAGCAGCTGCTGGCGTTTTTACAGCATCGCAAAAGCGAAGCGGGCATTGTCTACTGCCTGTCCCGCAAGAAGGTCGAAGATACCGCAGAGTGGCTCAGCCAGCAGGGCTACAACGCCTTACCCTATCATGCCGGGTTGCCCGCCCAGCTGCGCCAGACCCACCAGAATCGCTTTCTTCGAGAAGACGGTGTGATTATTGTTGCCACCATTGCCTTTGGTATGGGCATCGACAAACCGGATGTGCGCTTTGTTGCTCACCTGGATCTACCCAAAAGCATCGAAGCCTATTATCAGGAAACCGGTCGAGCCGGACGCGACGGTCAGCCCGCCGATGCCTGGATGGTCTATGGCCTGCAAGATGTTGTGCGCCTGCAGCAGATGGCTCAGGGCTCCGATGGCTCAGAACAATTTAAGCGTGCCGAGCGCCACAAACTCGACGCCATGTTGGGACTCTGCGAAGTCACCAGCTGTCGCCGTCAAGTATTGTTGAGATACTTCGCCGACGAAGCCCCCAATCAATGCGGTAATTGCGATAACTGCCAGATGCCTCCCGAAACCTGGGACGCCACCGAAGCGGCACAAAAGGTCCTGTCCTGCGTCTATCGCACCGGCCAGCGTTTTGGTCTGGTGCATGTGATGGATGTATTACAGGGCAAAGAAAATGAGAAAGTGCTGCAGCATGGGCACGAAAAGTTAAGTACCTTTGGTATTGGCAGCGATACCCATGAAGCTCAGTGGCGCTCAGTGATTCGTCAGCTGGTGGTGCGTGGTTTCTTGCGCGTGGATCTGGAGGGTTACAGCGCATTGCAGCTCACTGATCTCTGTCGGCCGGTGTTGAAAGGTGAGCAAGAACTGCATCTGCGCAAAGAGGAAGTGAAGGCGCCATCCCTGAAAGGGACTAAAGCTGCGGGTAAAAAGTCCGCAACGAAGGTGCAGATTGCGCCCGAAGATCAAGAGTTGTGGGAAGAGTTGCGCGAGTGTCGCAAGTATCTTGCTGAAGAACACAATGTGCCGCCCTATGTGATTTTTCACGACGCGACATTGAAAGAGATGTTGGATGTCATGCCCATGTCCGGGTCGGAGTTATTGACCCTTACCGGAGTGGGTGACAGTAAGTTGGAAAAATATGGCGCGGACTTTATTGAGATAATTTGTCGCTATGCGAAAGCGCAGTAG
- a CDS encoding DUF1778 domain-containing protein, with product MRLSIEISPEQHQRLKASAALQGKSIKDYVLEKSLPGLAEEAALYELEGFLKPRVEAASKGEFSDKTVDDIFAEVEKE from the coding sequence ATGCGTCTTTCTATTGAAATTTCACCCGAGCAACATCAGCGCCTCAAAGCATCTGCCGCACTGCAAGGTAAATCGATCAAAGACTATGTGCTGGAAAAATCTCTGCCTGGTCTAGCGGAAGAAGCCGCATTGTATGAGCTAGAGGGCTTCCTCAAGCCGCGAGTAGAGGCGGCGAGCAAAGGGGAGTTTTCGGACAAAACAGTGGATGATATTTTTGCTGAGGTAGAGAAGGAGTAA
- a CDS encoding carbohydrate-binding protein has protein sequence MPGTIEAELYASMNGIQTEVSTDSGGGTGGGRNIGYVDVGDWLQYNIDVQTPGSYLIEYRVASDMGSSGFATLVNGTEIDRQSVSATGGWQNWITLSSTVDLQAGEQVLRVNALGPSWNMNWIRLSVSN, from the coding sequence GTGCCCGGCACCATCGAAGCTGAACTCTATGCCTCCATGAACGGCATACAAACCGAGGTCTCCACCGATAGCGGCGGCGGCACCGGTGGCGGCAGAAATATTGGCTATGTGGATGTCGGCGACTGGCTGCAGTACAACATCGATGTGCAGACCCCCGGCAGCTACCTGATCGAATACCGAGTAGCCAGCGATATGGGCAGCAGCGGCTTTGCAACACTGGTTAATGGCACAGAGATAGATCGCCAATCCGTATCCGCTACCGGCGGCTGGCAAAATTGGATAACATTGAGCTCAACAGTTGATTTACAGGCTGGAGAGCAAGTACTGCGCGTTAATGCACTGGGTCCCTCGTGGAATATGAATTGGATACGGCTTTCTGTGAGTAATTAG
- the acnB gene encoding bifunctional aconitate hydratase 2/2-methylisocitrate dehydratase, producing the protein MLEAYRAHVAERALDNIPPKPLDPEWTAGLVELLKNPPAGEEAFLLDLIANRVPPGVDEAAYVKASFLSALVNGEASSPIIDRSAAVTLLGNMHGGYNVATLVALLDDAELAEQAAEELKSTLLVFDAFHDVAEKADGGNQHAKAVMQSWADAEWFTSNDAVPQSIKVVVFKATGEINTDDLSPAQDAWSRPDIPLHARAMFKMTRDGMHPEEHGVTGPMTQIDELKARGLPVAFIGDVVGTGSSRKSATNSVLWFFGEDMPGVPNKRSGGICFGSKVAPIFFNTMEDAGALVFEAPVDNINNGDVITILPYEGKILNEAGEVVSEFEHKSDVILDEVQADGRINLIIGRGLTQRAREHMGLPPSDVFRHPTAPLVSDAGFTLAQKMVGKACGTDGIRPGTYCEPKMTTVGSQDTTGPMTRDELKDLACLGFSTDLVMQSFCHTAAYPKPVDIDTQHSLPDFIMNRGGVSLRPGDGIIHSWLNRMLLPDTVGTGGDSHTRFPMGISFPGGSGLVAFAAATGVMPLDMPESVLVRFKGKMQPGITLRDLVHAIPYYGIKEGLLTVEKKGKKNFFSGRILEIEGEGIESLTVEQAFELSDASAERSAAGCTIKLSEDSVAEYLRSNATLLRWMIAEGYGDVRTLERRVRKMEEWLAEPTLMEADADAEYAAIIEIDLADIKEPIVCCPNDPDDAKLLSDVAGDKVDEIFIGSCMTNIGHFRAAGKLLDEAGSVDSRFWICPPTRMDAHTLMEEGYYNIYGKVGARTEMPGCSLCMGNQARVLAGATVLSTSTRNFPNRLGDGANVYLTSAELATVGGILGRLPTVAEYMEYANKIDSMSAEVYSYMNFDQIESFQKSAEEGKLIAAQQIVEVTTQ; encoded by the coding sequence GTGCTAGAAGCCTATCGCGCCCATGTGGCAGAACGAGCATTAGACAATATTCCCCCCAAGCCACTGGATCCAGAATGGACTGCAGGGTTAGTTGAGTTATTAAAGAACCCACCAGCCGGCGAAGAAGCTTTTCTCCTCGATTTGATTGCCAACCGCGTACCTCCCGGAGTTGATGAAGCCGCTTACGTTAAGGCGAGCTTTTTAAGCGCGCTGGTTAATGGCGAAGCCTCCTCACCGATTATCGATCGCAGCGCCGCGGTAACCTTGCTCGGCAATATGCACGGCGGCTACAACGTCGCTACACTGGTTGCCCTGCTTGACGACGCAGAGTTAGCCGAACAAGCTGCTGAAGAGTTAAAAAGCACCCTTCTCGTCTTTGACGCCTTCCACGACGTTGCCGAAAAAGCTGATGGCGGCAATCAGCACGCCAAAGCAGTTATGCAGTCTTGGGCCGATGCCGAATGGTTTACCTCCAACGATGCCGTACCACAGAGCATCAAAGTAGTGGTTTTTAAAGCCACTGGCGAAATCAATACTGATGATCTCAGCCCGGCACAGGATGCTTGGTCGCGTCCAGATATTCCATTACACGCCCGCGCTATGTTCAAAATGACTCGCGACGGCATGCACCCAGAAGAGCATGGCGTTACTGGCCCCATGACTCAAATCGACGAGCTTAAAGCTCGCGGTCTGCCGGTTGCCTTTATCGGCGACGTGGTTGGAACAGGCTCATCTCGCAAGTCAGCTACAAACTCAGTGTTGTGGTTCTTCGGCGAAGATATGCCCGGCGTCCCCAATAAGCGCTCTGGCGGTATCTGCTTCGGCAGCAAAGTAGCACCGATCTTCTTTAACACCATGGAAGATGCTGGCGCCCTGGTCTTTGAAGCCCCAGTGGACAACATAAACAACGGCGACGTAATTACCATCTTGCCTTACGAGGGCAAAATCCTTAACGAAGCTGGCGAAGTGGTTTCTGAGTTCGAGCACAAATCAGACGTGATTCTCGATGAAGTTCAAGCCGACGGCCGAATCAACCTGATTATTGGCCGTGGTCTCACTCAGCGTGCTCGCGAGCACATGGGTCTGCCACCTTCAGACGTCTTCCGTCACCCCACTGCTCCTTTAGTGTCTGATGCCGGCTTTACTCTGGCTCAGAAAATGGTCGGTAAAGCCTGTGGCACTGACGGCATCCGTCCCGGCACTTACTGTGAGCCTAAGATGACTACTGTCGGTTCTCAGGACACCACTGGCCCCATGACCAGAGACGAACTGAAAGATCTGGCTTGCCTGGGTTTCTCAACCGACCTAGTCATGCAGTCTTTTTGTCACACAGCGGCTTACCCCAAGCCAGTTGATATTGACACCCAGCACAGCCTGCCCGACTTCATTATGAACCGCGGCGGCGTCTCTCTGCGCCCAGGTGACGGCATTATTCACAGCTGGCTCAACCGCATGTTGCTGCCGGATACTGTTGGTACTGGCGGTGATTCACACACAAGATTCCCCATGGGTATTTCATTCCCTGGTGGTTCTGGTCTAGTAGCTTTTGCCGCAGCCACCGGCGTTATGCCACTGGATATGCCCGAGTCTGTGCTAGTGCGCTTTAAAGGCAAAATGCAGCCCGGCATTACACTGCGTGACCTAGTGCATGCGATCCCTTACTACGGTATTAAAGAAGGTTTACTGACCGTTGAGAAGAAAGGTAAAAAGAACTTCTTCAGCGGCCGTATTCTGGAAATCGAAGGCGAAGGCATTGAAAGCCTCACCGTTGAGCAAGCCTTTGAATTATCCGATGCCTCAGCAGAGCGTTCAGCTGCAGGTTGTACCATTAAGCTCAGCGAAGATTCCGTTGCCGAGTACCTGCGTTCCAACGCCACTCTGTTGCGCTGGATGATCGCCGAAGGCTATGGCGATGTTCGCACCCTAGAGCGTCGTGTACGCAAGATGGAAGAGTGGTTGGCCGAGCCAACTCTGATGGAAGCCGATGCTGACGCAGAGTACGCCGCCATCATTGAGATTGATCTGGCTGACATTAAAGAGCCAATCGTCTGCTGCCCAAATGATCCGGATGACGCGAAGCTGTTGTCAGACGTTGCCGGCGATAAAGTCGACGAAATCTTTATTGGCTCATGCATGACCAACATCGGTCACTTCCGCGCCGCAGGTAAGCTTCTCGACGAAGCTGGTTCAGTGGATTCCAGATTCTGGATCTGTCCTCCTACTCGCATGGATGCTCACACACTGATGGAAGAAGGCTACTACAACATCTACGGTAAAGTCGGTGCTCGCACAGAGATGCCAGGCTGCTCACTGTGCATGGGTAACCAGGCACGAGTATTAGCCGGTGCTACTGTACTGTCTACGTCTACCCGTAACTTCCCCAACCGTTTGGGTGATGGTGCCAATGTTTATCTAACATCTGCGGAACTGGCAACAGTCGGTGGTATTTTGGGTCGACTGCCAACAGTCGCCGAGTATATGGAATACGCCAACAAGATCGATTCAATGTCTGCAGAGGTTTATAGCTACATGAACTTCGATCAGATTGAATCGTTCCAGAAGTCCGCTGAGGAAGGCAAACTGATTGCCGCGCAGCAGATTGTTGAGGTGACAACTCAGTAG
- a CDS encoding class I SAM-dependent methyltransferase, which translates to MNSQTAVKLGRRLRQLDTMLEQHYSVIWDCCCDHGLLGMSLLQRKLADKVVFVDILSPQMALLEQDLQGRFPPDDFNWQVICQDLKDLEVPEAESQLFIIAGVGGNKIIQFIESLCAAMQGLPFDLLLCSVHGNYAVRKALIEHGFGLKQEQIIFENNRFYEAIYVSQNSIQPIVATGSSMWNEFDPDHQKYWQKTLAHYRKKASADPAKFAAVVEDYEKLFIIASGQSKISI; encoded by the coding sequence ATGAATAGTCAAACAGCAGTGAAGCTTGGGCGTCGTCTCAGGCAGTTAGATACTATGCTTGAGCAGCATTATTCGGTTATTTGGGATTGCTGCTGTGATCATGGTTTGCTGGGCATGTCTCTGCTGCAGCGGAAGCTGGCTGACAAGGTTGTCTTTGTGGATATCCTCAGCCCACAGATGGCGTTGCTGGAACAAGATTTACAGGGGCGCTTCCCGCCGGATGATTTCAACTGGCAGGTAATTTGCCAGGATTTAAAAGATCTTGAAGTCCCTGAAGCTGAGTCTCAGCTGTTTATAATCGCCGGGGTAGGTGGCAATAAGATCATTCAGTTTATTGAGAGTCTCTGCGCCGCCATGCAAGGTCTGCCTTTTGATCTGCTACTCTGTTCTGTGCACGGTAATTATGCGGTGCGCAAAGCCCTGATTGAGCATGGTTTTGGCTTAAAACAAGAACAGATTATTTTCGAGAACAATCGTTTCTATGAAGCGATTTATGTATCACAGAATTCGATTCAGCCAATTGTTGCCACTGGCAGCAGTATGTGGAATGAATTCGATCCAGATCATCAAAAATATTGGCAAAAGACTTTGGCGCACTATCGTAAAAAGGCCTCAGCAGACCCGGCTAAGTTTGCAGCGGTTGTTGAGGATTATGAAAAGCTGTTCATCATAGCTTCAGGACAGTCCAAGATTTCTATATGA
- a CDS encoding glutathione S-transferase family protein produces MIKLYGLEISNYYAAVKAFMLEKGFQFEEIAISPSYSEPYIELSPMGKMPFIEVDEGYLSETSAILGFLENCVPDQPMTPTDPFASAKMSELLKVVELYVGNESARLVGYVFFGAELNQSVADQIKPVMVKGLAAVDRLASFSPYMMGSQVTMVDFYAYYIVMNARIVAKKVWGWDMLSEVQGLSEWMRMMSQRPMIKLVDDQRNIAIGKMMDNL; encoded by the coding sequence ATGATCAAACTTTATGGTCTCGAAATTAGTAATTATTACGCTGCGGTCAAAGCCTTTATGCTGGAGAAGGGTTTTCAGTTTGAGGAGATCGCAATATCGCCGTCCTACAGCGAGCCGTATATTGAGTTGAGCCCCATGGGCAAGATGCCTTTTATCGAAGTGGATGAGGGGTATCTCAGTGAGACCAGTGCGATCTTGGGTTTTCTTGAAAACTGTGTTCCGGATCAGCCGATGACTCCTACTGATCCTTTTGCCAGTGCCAAAATGTCTGAACTGCTCAAGGTGGTTGAGCTCTATGTGGGCAACGAATCAGCGCGCCTCGTGGGCTATGTGTTCTTTGGTGCTGAGCTGAATCAGTCAGTTGCTGATCAGATCAAGCCGGTGATGGTGAAGGGATTGGCGGCGGTTGATCGTCTCGCCAGTTTTTCACCTTATATGATGGGTAGTCAGGTCACTATGGTGGATTTTTACGCTTATTACATTGTCATGAATGCGCGCATTGTCGCCAAGAAAGTTTGGGGCTGGGACATGCTGTCTGAAGTGCAGGGGCTGAGTGAGTGGATGCGGATGATGTCGCAGCGGCCGATGATTAAGTTGGTGGATGATCAGCGCAATATTGCCATAGGCAAGATGATGGATAATTTGTAG